Proteins from a genomic interval of Ferrovibrio terrae:
- the lexA gene encoding transcriptional repressor LexA: MLTRKQHDLLIFIHEKLENSGVSPSFEEMKEAMKLKSKSGIHRLVTGLEERGFIRRLAHRARALEVLRLPDSAVPTRGGIGATATRPTAAPRNRLMPRVVEGNPNAPMPGTPVSVNPYNARDIVTLPLYGRIAAGTPIEALRDMSTQIDVPIGLLGNGEHYALEVAGDSMMDAGIMDGDTVIIQRSENAENGTIVVALVDDLEVTLKRLRRKGNSVALEAANPAYETRIFGPDRVKVQGRLVGLLRRY; the protein is encoded by the coding sequence ATGCTGACCCGCAAGCAGCACGACCTGCTGATTTTCATCCACGAGAAGCTGGAGAATTCCGGCGTCTCTCCCTCCTTCGAGGAAATGAAGGAAGCGATGAAGCTGAAATCCAAGTCCGGTATCCACCGGCTGGTGACCGGCCTGGAGGAGCGTGGCTTCATCCGCCGCCTCGCCCATCGCGCCCGCGCGCTCGAAGTGCTGCGCTTGCCCGATTCGGCCGTGCCGACCCGCGGCGGCATCGGCGCCACCGCCACCCGCCCGACGGCCGCACCGCGCAATCGCCTGATGCCGCGCGTGGTCGAGGGCAACCCGAACGCGCCGATGCCGGGCACCCCGGTGAGCGTCAATCCCTATAACGCACGCGACATCGTCACGCTGCCGCTCTATGGCCGCATCGCCGCCGGTACGCCGATCGAGGCGCTGCGCGACATGAGCACGCAGATCGATGTGCCGATCGGCCTGCTCGGCAATGGCGAACACTATGCGCTCGAAGTCGCCGGCGATTCGATGATGGATGCCGGTATCATGGACGGCGATACCGTGATCATACAGCGCAGCGAGAATGCCGAAAACGGCACTATCGTGGTCGCGCTGGTCGATGATCTGGAAGTGACGCTGAAGCGCCTGCGCCGCAAAGGCAACTCGGTGGCGCTCGAAGCCGCCAACCCGGCTTACGAGACCCGCATCTTCGGCCCCGACCGGGTGAAGGTGCAGGGCCGCCTGGTCGGCCTGCTGCGCCGCTACTGA
- a CDS encoding methyl-accepting chemotaxis protein, giving the protein MGIRQKLNLAIGVLAALTLISNAVGGLFFGRVQDSYAGITSTNLPAVITALNLASTSAELAAAAPVLANATSDAERDKALNDLKTKQQKLVQSVETVKVAAGAENAEAIAEIEKSVQLLNTMVAQINRSVNARLGYHHDREEMLTRLGTDYIAFQDVMRPALERGLAELRKPDAKPETATAANALISAGNAVSQLVATLSVASQAPNNAEVDKQFAEFVKLNSTALEQIEIAGRQFDVSELKNSINVVLAHGQGTDSLFGSRRNEIRTITTAAFALGKARDAATELSGKVDALVSAATAAADSAAENASGQSRTAQIMLVVITVLCLGIAALIGVLFTGPQIAAPIVRLTTATRRLAERDWAVDLTETGRSDEIGEMARAVEVLKTSGQQNEALQRQVESDRETFENERKAQEALLEQAIGQIVSAATAGDLTRRIDADALQGVMQRLGGGVNDLLGTVERALNDLGSMLGALAQGDLTHRIGGGHRGLFEQLARDANTLAEKLADIVGRLSQTAGNVRDASAEISVGSNDLAQRTEQQAASLQRTAASMEEITATVRHNADNARQASQLAVSARDTADKGGTVVGRAVTAMGQIEDSARKIVDIVGLIDEIAFQTNLLALNASVEAARAGEAGKGFAVVAQEVRGLAQRSADASKEIKALISASNSQVRDGAKLVNEAGVSLTEIVDSVKRVAGIIEEISIASQEQASGLDEINDSVTQMDEMTQRNGALVEETTASAQSLADQAKDLAASITFFRLDQAAEARAAE; this is encoded by the coding sequence ATGGGCATCCGGCAGAAGCTGAATCTGGCCATTGGCGTACTGGCCGCACTCACATTGATCTCGAATGCGGTCGGCGGCCTGTTCTTTGGCCGGGTACAGGACAGCTACGCCGGCATCACCAGCACCAACCTGCCTGCCGTCATCACCGCGCTGAACCTCGCCTCGACCAGCGCCGAGCTCGCCGCCGCCGCCCCGGTGCTGGCCAATGCCACCAGCGATGCCGAGCGCGACAAGGCACTGAACGATCTCAAGACCAAACAGCAGAAGCTGGTCCAGTCGGTGGAGACCGTGAAGGTCGCGGCCGGCGCTGAAAATGCCGAAGCGATTGCCGAGATCGAGAAGTCGGTGCAGCTGCTCAACACGATGGTGGCGCAGATCAATCGGTCGGTGAATGCGCGCCTGGGCTATCACCATGATCGCGAAGAGATGCTGACCAGGCTCGGCACCGACTACATCGCCTTCCAGGATGTGATGCGGCCGGCGCTGGAGCGCGGCCTTGCCGAACTGCGCAAGCCCGATGCCAAGCCGGAAACGGCGACAGCTGCAAATGCGCTGATCTCGGCCGGCAATGCGGTGAGCCAGCTGGTGGCGACCCTGTCGGTGGCGTCGCAGGCACCAAACAATGCAGAGGTCGACAAGCAGTTTGCCGAATTCGTCAAACTGAACAGCACGGCGCTTGAGCAGATCGAAATCGCCGGCCGGCAGTTCGATGTGTCCGAGTTGAAGAACAGCATCAATGTCGTGCTCGCGCATGGCCAGGGCACCGACAGCCTGTTCGGCAGCCGTCGCAACGAGATCCGCACCATCACCACGGCCGCCTTCGCACTCGGCAAGGCGCGCGATGCCGCCACCGAACTGTCGGGCAAGGTGGATGCGCTGGTGTCTGCTGCCACCGCAGCGGCCGACAGCGCCGCCGAGAATGCCAGCGGCCAGTCCAGGACCGCGCAGATCATGCTGGTGGTCATCACCGTGCTCTGCCTCGGCATCGCCGCCCTGATCGGCGTGCTGTTCACCGGGCCGCAGATTGCCGCGCCCATCGTGCGGCTGACCACGGCGACACGCCGGCTGGCCGAGCGCGACTGGGCAGTGGACCTGACCGAAACCGGCCGCAGCGACGAGATCGGCGAGATGGCGCGCGCCGTCGAAGTGCTGAAAACCAGCGGCCAGCAGAATGAAGCGCTGCAGCGCCAGGTCGAAAGCGACCGGGAGACTTTCGAAAACGAGCGCAAGGCGCAGGAAGCGTTGCTGGAGCAGGCGATCGGCCAGATCGTGTCGGCGGCCACGGCGGGTGATCTCACGCGCCGCATCGATGCCGATGCGCTGCAGGGCGTGATGCAGCGGCTGGGCGGCGGCGTGAACGACCTGCTCGGCACCGTCGAGCGCGCCCTGAACGATCTTGGCAGCATGCTGGGTGCGCTGGCGCAGGGTGACCTGACCCATCGCATCGGCGGCGGCCATCGCGGACTGTTCGAACAACTGGCACGCGATGCCAATACGCTGGCCGAAAAGCTGGCTGATATCGTCGGCCGGCTCAGCCAGACGGCGGGCAACGTGCGCGATGCCTCGGCGGAGATCTCGGTCGGCAGCAACGATCTGGCGCAGCGCACTGAACAGCAGGCGGCCAGCCTGCAGCGCACGGCGGCGTCGATGGAAGAGATCACCGCCACCGTGCGCCACAATGCAGACAATGCGCGGCAGGCCAGCCAGCTGGCCGTCAGCGCGCGCGACACCGCCGACAAGGGCGGCACCGTGGTCGGTCGCGCCGTGACGGCGATGGGTCAGATCGAGGACAGCGCGCGTAAGATCGTCGATATCGTCGGCCTGATTGACGAGATCGCCTTCCAGACCAACCTGCTGGCGCTGAATGCCAGCGTCGAGGCGGCAAGGGCAGGCGAGGCGGGCAAGGGCTTCGCCGTCGTGGCGCAGGAAGTGCGCGGCCTGGCGCAGCGTTCGGCCGATGCCTCGAAGGAGATCAAGGCACTGATCTCGGCCTCCAACAGCCAGGTGCGCGATGGCGCCAAGCTGGTCAACGAGGCGGGCGTCAGCCTGACCGAGATCGTGGATTCAGTGAAACGCGTCGCCGGCATCATCGAGGAAATCTCGATTGCCAGCCAGGAACAGGCCTCGGGTCTCGACGAGATCAACGATTCCGTGACGCAGATGGACGAGATGACCCAGCGCAACGGCGCGCTGGTGGAAGAGACCACGGCGTCGGCGCAGTCGCTCGCCGATCAGGCCAAGGATCTCGCCGCGTCAATCACCTTCTTCCGGCTCGATCAGGCCGCTGAAGCCAGGGCGGCGGAGTAA
- a CDS encoding O-acetyl-ADP-ribose deacetylase, with protein MQLVSIVTDDITRLGLDAIVNAANESLLSGGGVDGAIHRAAGPELLAECRALGGCPTGQARITKGYRLPARHVIHTVGPVWRGGHASEAELLADCYRNSLTLARDHDLQSIAFPAISTGVYGYPLQQATAIAIREVHNWLARAPQPRSVTFCCFSAEVAAVYSAALASAA; from the coding sequence ATGCAGCTCGTCAGTATCGTCACCGATGACATCACCCGCTTAGGTCTCGACGCCATCGTCAACGCGGCGAATGAAAGCCTGCTGAGCGGTGGCGGCGTGGATGGCGCCATCCATCGCGCCGCCGGACCGGAATTACTGGCGGAATGCCGTGCTCTCGGCGGCTGCCCCACCGGCCAGGCGCGTATCACCAAAGGCTATCGTCTGCCCGCCCGCCATGTGATCCACACGGTGGGGCCGGTCTGGCGCGGCGGCCACGCCAGCGAAGCGGAGCTGCTGGCGGACTGCTATCGCAACAGTCTGACGCTGGCACGCGACCATGACCTGCAAAGCATCGCCTTCCCGGCAATCTCGACCGGCGTCTACGGCTATCCGCTCCAACAGGCGACGGCGATTGCGATCCGCGAGGTGCACAACTGGCTGGCGCGCGCGCCACAGCCGCGCAGCGTCACCTTCTGCTGCTTCTCGGCCGAGGTGGCGGCGGTTTACTCCGCCGCCCTGGCTTCAGCGGCCTGA
- a CDS encoding divergent polysaccharide deacetylase family protein has translation MSDLKLKPRRPATAQSAAGAYGAMQSRAVPGAQIPQTTTVAAAAPKKQRSFFAVNWPLMTAAAALLGGGVVMGMAVGNAPRPQPTATVALAAPSPAVPVVAPVQQQAARTGEAPTASSQGWRPISDLAKVAAVAPAPQIETSAPLPTVDVGTVPVNDVPEGQPVAAVATRSEPAAKAELPKAATSVPGPMPAVPASRGTAANKPVLAAAPMVPPSFTRPAASGETNGHAWRARAVPPPANARPPYVALLIDDAGLDRKGTQRVIAMPGPVTLSFMSYANELSEQSAAARAAGHEVMLHLPMEPLDAKRNNPGPNALFVNLDADELQRRLTWHLDRFSDYVGVNNHMGSRFTADAARMGQVLDEINRRQVFWLDSLSGPNSAGPALARKRGVDAAERDIFLDDDRSPGIAHELATMERMARSRGDVIAIGHPHGATLTALEKWIATAQERGFTLVPVSTVLLRRQQQER, from the coding sequence ATGAGCGATCTTAAGCTGAAGCCGCGACGTCCTGCGACCGCCCAGTCCGCTGCCGGTGCCTATGGCGCCATGCAGTCGCGCGCCGTACCGGGTGCTCAGATCCCGCAAACCACCACCGTTGCTGCGGCCGCGCCGAAAAAGCAGCGCAGCTTCTTCGCCGTCAACTGGCCGCTGATGACGGCCGCCGCTGCCCTGCTGGGCGGTGGCGTCGTGATGGGCATGGCGGTAGGCAATGCGCCGCGTCCGCAGCCGACCGCCACCGTTGCGCTCGCCGCGCCGTCGCCTGCCGTGCCGGTCGTAGCGCCCGTGCAGCAGCAGGCTGCCAGGACTGGTGAAGCGCCCACCGCCTCTTCGCAGGGCTGGCGTCCGATTTCCGACCTGGCCAAGGTTGCGGCTGTCGCACCTGCGCCGCAGATCGAAACGTCTGCTCCGCTGCCGACCGTCGATGTTGGGACGGTGCCGGTGAATGACGTGCCGGAAGGTCAGCCCGTCGCGGCAGTTGCCACCAGGTCCGAACCTGCCGCGAAAGCGGAACTGCCGAAGGCTGCCACGTCTGTTCCTGGGCCGATGCCTGCTGTGCCTGCGTCGCGCGGCACGGCCGCCAACAAGCCAGTGCTTGCCGCCGCGCCGATGGTGCCGCCGTCTTTCACGCGGCCTGCTGCTTCGGGTGAAACCAATGGCCATGCCTGGCGCGCCCGCGCCGTGCCGCCGCCGGCCAATGCCAGGCCGCCTTATGTGGCGCTGCTGATCGACGATGCCGGTCTCGACCGCAAGGGCACGCAGCGCGTCATCGCCATGCCGGGCCCGGTTACGCTGTCGTTCATGAGTTATGCCAACGAGCTCTCCGAGCAGAGCGCCGCTGCGCGCGCCGCCGGCCATGAAGTGATGCTGCATCTGCCGATGGAGCCGCTGGACGCCAAGCGCAACAATCCCGGTCCGAATGCGCTGTTCGTCAATCTGGATGCCGATGAACTGCAGCGCCGGCTCACCTGGCATCTGGATCGCTTCAGCGATTATGTCGGCGTGAACAACCATATGGGCAGCCGTTTCACCGCCGATGCCGCACGCATGGGGCAGGTGCTGGACGAGATCAACCGCCGCCAGGTCTTCTGGCTCGACAGCCTGTCCGGCCCGAACTCGGCCGGTCCCGCGCTCGCCCGCAAGCGTGGCGTGGATGCGGCCGAACGCGACATCTTCCTCGATGACGACCGTTCGCCCGGCATCGCGCATGAACTCGCCACCATGGAGCGCATGGCGCGCAGCCGGGGTGATGTGATCGCCATCGGCCATCCGCATGGCGCGACGCTGACGGCGCTCGAGAAGTGGATCGCGACGGCGCAGGAGCGTGGCTTCACGCTGGTGCCGGTCAGCACCGTGCTGCTGCGGCGCCAGCAGCAGGAGCGCTAG
- a CDS encoding sulfite oxidase, translating into MGMRSKERGLFELYRDDPERADALVFNRRGLLKGSALAAMGAAVGGAIPFSGNMPSGYVPAALAQGAPAGAAPKVLKMDGKADLVILGDKPLVAETPEHLLNDDVTPNDKIFIRNNGVAPDPVSSPDSWEFTVDGEVNNALKLTLGEMKKKFQPVTLALQMECGGNGRSAFEPKASGNQWTNGAISNARWTGIRLKDVLQAAGLKPGAVYTGHYGSDTHLSGDATKPAISRGVPIAKAMEEHTIIAYAVNGGPIPQINGAPLRLIVPGWPGSTSQKWVNRIWIRDREHDGQGMGGTSYRVPIKPMVPGDKADPKNFRILESMPVRSIITNIANGTELKAGTRQVGLRGHAWAGDHSVRDVHVSADFGQTWTTAKVGKAANKYAWQTWTADLKLPDAGYYELWVKATDSNGRSQGHAPGHWNPQGYNGNAMHRVAVLVPA; encoded by the coding sequence ATGGGTATGCGCAGCAAGGAACGCGGCCTTTTCGAACTGTATCGCGATGACCCGGAGCGCGCCGATGCGCTGGTCTTCAACCGGCGCGGTCTGCTGAAAGGCAGCGCACTGGCCGCAATGGGCGCAGCCGTGGGCGGCGCCATTCCATTCAGCGGCAATATGCCGAGCGGCTATGTTCCCGCCGCGCTCGCCCAGGGCGCACCTGCGGGGGCCGCACCGAAGGTGCTGAAAATGGATGGCAAGGCCGATCTGGTCATCCTCGGCGACAAGCCGCTTGTGGCGGAGACGCCGGAGCATCTGCTCAACGACGACGTCACGCCGAACGACAAGATATTCATCCGCAACAACGGCGTCGCGCCGGACCCGGTCAGCAGTCCCGACAGCTGGGAATTCACCGTCGACGGCGAAGTGAACAACGCGCTTAAGCTGACGCTGGGCGAGATGAAGAAGAAGTTCCAGCCGGTCACTCTTGCGCTGCAGATGGAATGCGGCGGCAATGGCCGCAGCGCTTTCGAGCCCAAGGCGAGCGGCAATCAGTGGACCAATGGCGCCATCTCGAATGCACGCTGGACCGGCATCCGGCTGAAGGATGTGCTGCAGGCTGCGGGGCTGAAGCCCGGCGCGGTCTATACCGGGCATTACGGCAGCGACACGCATCTCTCGGGCGATGCCACCAAGCCGGCGATCAGCCGCGGCGTGCCGATTGCCAAGGCGATGGAGGAGCACACCATCATCGCCTATGCGGTGAATGGCGGGCCGATCCCCCAGATCAACGGTGCTCCGCTGCGGCTGATCGTGCCGGGCTGGCCGGGCTCGACGTCGCAGAAATGGGTCAATCGAATCTGGATCCGCGACCGCGAACATGACGGGCAGGGTATGGGCGGCACCAGCTATCGCGTGCCGATCAAGCCGATGGTGCCGGGCGACAAGGCCGATCCGAAAAACTTCCGCATCCTGGAATCGATGCCGGTGCGCTCGATCATCACCAACATTGCCAACGGCACCGAGCTGAAGGCCGGTACGCGGCAGGTCGGCCTGCGCGGCCATGCCTGGGCCGGCGATCATTCGGTGAGGGACGTGCATGTCTCGGCCGATTTCGGCCAGACTTGGACCACGGCGAAAGTCGGCAAGGCGGCCAACAAATACGCATGGCAGACCTGGACTGCCGATCTCAAACTGCCGGATGCCGGTTATTACGAACTCTGGGTCAAGGCGACCGACAGCAACGGCCGTAGCCAGGGGCATGCACCTGGCCACTGGAATCCGCAGGGCTATAACGGCAATGCGATGCATCGCGTCGCCGTGCTGGTGCCGGCCTGA
- a CDS encoding class I SAM-dependent DNA methyltransferase, giving the protein MKHERTFDAIRFEQHGIHARDAGLHAEAAADFARAVALDPGRSLSWLGLALSQIDLKRPQDALESLHRAQQLSPQSGVVTHLLDSLSGHTSARAPETYVSWLFNTYAEGFDMHLARLGYQGPAMLHRLAIRAGWVADGSHSILDLGCGTGLSGLPFLSYAARLDGVDLSTGMLEQARRRGIYADLHHGEVHAVLRGLPAGSRDMMIAADTLIYIGDVAELFRLVAGHLKPGGSFLFTVETGEQSFTLAPSGRYQHADDYLQACADGLFDFADRIEGTIRVEAGRLMPARAYRFTRR; this is encoded by the coding sequence ATGAAACACGAGCGTACCTTCGATGCCATCCGCTTTGAGCAACACGGCATTCACGCCCGCGACGCCGGCCTTCATGCCGAAGCGGCGGCGGATTTCGCCCGGGCCGTGGCGCTTGATCCCGGCCGGTCGCTGTCCTGGCTTGGCCTGGCGCTGAGCCAGATCGATCTCAAGCGTCCGCAGGATGCACTGGAAAGCTTGCACCGCGCCCAGCAACTCTCGCCGCAGAGCGGCGTGGTGACCCACCTGCTCGACTCCCTCAGTGGCCATACCTCAGCCCGCGCACCAGAAACCTATGTGTCGTGGCTGTTCAATACCTATGCCGAGGGTTTCGACATGCATCTGGCCCGGCTCGGCTATCAGGGCCCGGCCATGCTGCACCGTCTGGCCATCCGCGCCGGCTGGGTCGCCGATGGCAGCCACAGCATCCTCGATCTTGGTTGCGGCACCGGCCTGAGCGGCCTGCCTTTCCTCTCCTATGCCGCGCGGCTGGATGGCGTCGATCTCTCGACCGGCATGCTGGAGCAGGCCCGGCGGCGCGGCATCTACGCTGATCTGCATCATGGCGAGGTCCATGCCGTGCTGCGTGGTTTGCCGGCTGGCAGCCGCGACATGATGATCGCGGCCGATACGCTGATCTATATCGGCGATGTGGCCGAACTGTTCCGCCTGGTCGCCGGGCACCTGAAGCCGGGCGGCAGCTTCCTGTTCACGGTGGAAACCGGCGAGCAGAGCTTCACGCTGGCGCCAAGCGGGCGCTACCAGCATGCGGATGACTATCTGCAGGCCTGCGCGGATGGTCTGTTCGATTTCGCCGACCGCATCGAAGGCACCATCCGCGTCGAGGCCGGCCGCCTGATGCCGGCCCGCGCCTACCGCTTCACGCGCCGCTGA
- a CDS encoding DNA-3-methyladenine glycosylase I: protein MPTSFKSIRARAEKRKGAATLKKLLPKVPDQKALAKLKDDRVLAEMARRVFSAGFVWSVIENKWDGFEAAFLGFEPRKLVHKPDEFWEKLASDKRIVRNPQKIRSVRDNAQFVLDIAAEHGSFGKMLAAWPGTDQIGLLDLLAKRGARLGGNSGQYLIRFLGKDSFILSRDVILCLRDAGVDLTEKGTSKGDLKKAQAQFNAWQAESGLSLVHLSRICAMSVGENYDAARLKRATGDKD, encoded by the coding sequence ATGCCGACATCCTTCAAATCCATCCGTGCCCGCGCCGAGAAACGCAAAGGCGCCGCTACGCTGAAGAAACTGCTGCCCAAGGTGCCCGACCAGAAGGCGCTGGCGAAACTGAAGGACGACCGCGTTCTGGCCGAAATGGCCAGGCGGGTGTTTTCCGCCGGCTTCGTCTGGAGCGTGATCGAGAATAAATGGGACGGGTTTGAGGCTGCCTTCCTCGGCTTCGAACCGCGCAAGCTGGTGCATAAGCCCGACGAGTTCTGGGAGAAACTGGCCTCCGATAAACGGATCGTGCGCAACCCACAGAAAATCCGCAGCGTGCGCGACAACGCCCAGTTCGTTCTCGACATCGCCGCCGAGCATGGCAGCTTTGGCAAGATGCTGGCGGCATGGCCCGGCACCGACCAGATCGGCCTGCTGGACCTGCTGGCCAAACGCGGCGCGCGGCTGGGCGGCAACAGCGGCCAGTATCTGATCCGCTTCCTCGGCAAGGACAGCTTCATCCTGTCGCGCGACGTGATCCTGTGCCTGCGCGATGCCGGCGTCGATCTCACCGAAAAAGGCACGTCGAAGGGCGACCTGAAAAAGGCGCAGGCACAATTCAACGCCTGGCAGGCGGAAAGCGGCCTGTCGCTGGTGCATCTCTCGCGCATCTGCGCCATGTCGGTCGGCGAGAATTACGATGCCGCACGGCTGAAGCGCGCCACGGGCGACAAGGACTAA
- a CDS encoding sensor histidine kinase: MPAELISKTARADRAFLSPRRLVILLVAAVLAVAWTVTAVWVTDDRKRIYRTASAELIGAIPVLKTHARRSFDTAHTILIALDESLQTSGWAVDLSYLGGLALRMQSSDDDPIGIAVIDATDHLMRIERSGPEVYVGDRDYMIAMRNAKSGQMYIGEPLASRVTGRPVIPLVMKPQPNISGVAMLLAAIPVASFDEAYRDLLVSAPSAIGLIRDDGVVLHLTPDPRERIGRYLPGFDLASLKGEHPPMTVFDRDRIGELKMPIKVSYATVDPYPLIVGGALRAEALQAAWLRQAWPKVAGVFIGSIVVILLTGWLLVLMARRDAAMRKVTQALMELEAANRAKRDFMARMSHELRTPLNAILGFSELIAGAVLGPVSKTYQDYGRDIHRSGAHLLDMINQVLDITRIESGSLHPRLESVEIDTVAAEVAMILRPLAEGRQVKMTFEFEADARRLLADPMMLRQMLLNLVSNAVKFSPSGSAVTVESSTDETGVQVKVSDHGPGIDKDKLKHVFEPFGSGQSLLAQQAAGIGLGLPIAKKLVELHGGRLTITTSRQKGTVVTLVFPAECRIAA; encoded by the coding sequence TTGCCCGCCGAACTGATATCGAAAACTGCACGCGCCGACCGGGCTTTCCTGTCGCCGCGCCGGCTGGTCATTCTGCTGGTGGCTGCGGTGCTGGCGGTGGCCTGGACTGTCACCGCGGTATGGGTGACCGACGACCGCAAGCGTATTTACCGGACCGCCTCGGCCGAACTGATCGGCGCGATACCGGTTCTGAAGACCCATGCCCGTCGCAGCTTCGATACGGCGCACACGATCCTGATCGCCCTGGACGAATCCCTGCAGACCAGCGGCTGGGCCGTCGATCTTTCGTATCTCGGCGGGCTGGCGCTGCGGATGCAGAGCAGCGATGACGACCCGATCGGCATCGCCGTGATCGACGCAACCGACCATCTGATGCGGATCGAGCGCAGCGGGCCGGAGGTGTATGTCGGCGATCGCGATTATATGATCGCCATGCGCAATGCCAAATCCGGCCAGATGTATATCGGCGAACCACTGGCCAGCCGTGTCACTGGTCGCCCGGTGATTCCCCTGGTCATGAAGCCGCAGCCAAATATATCGGGTGTTGCCATGTTGCTGGCTGCCATTCCGGTGGCCAGTTTTGATGAAGCTTACCGCGACCTGCTGGTATCTGCGCCGTCCGCCATCGGCCTGATACGGGATGACGGCGTGGTGCTGCATCTGACGCCGGATCCACGCGAACGGATCGGCAGGTATTTGCCGGGCTTCGACCTTGCGTCACTGAAGGGCGAGCATCCGCCGATGACGGTATTCGACCGCGACCGTATCGGCGAACTCAAGATGCCGATCAAGGTCAGTTATGCGACGGTCGATCCCTATCCCCTGATCGTCGGTGGTGCCCTGCGGGCCGAAGCCCTTCAGGCTGCCTGGCTGCGGCAGGCCTGGCCCAAGGTCGCCGGCGTTTTTATCGGCAGCATCGTCGTGATCCTGCTGACCGGCTGGCTGCTGGTGCTGATGGCGCGCCGCGATGCGGCGATGCGAAAAGTGACCCAAGCGCTGATGGAACTCGAGGCGGCCAACCGCGCCAAGCGCGACTTCATGGCGCGCATGAGCCACGAACTCCGCACGCCGCTGAATGCGATCCTTGGTTTTTCCGAACTGATCGCCGGCGCCGTACTCGGCCCGGTCTCGAAGACTTATCAGGATTACGGCCGCGATATCCATCGCAGCGGCGCGCATCTGCTCGACATGATCAACCAGGTGCTCGATATCACGCGGATCGAGAGCGGCAGCCTGCATCCCAGGCTCGAGTCGGTGGAGATCGATACGGTTGCCGCTGAGGTCGCGATGATCCTGCGCCCGCTGGCCGAGGGCCGTCAGGTCAAGATGACGTTCGAATTCGAGGCCGATGCACGCAGGCTGCTGGCCGATCCGATGATGCTGCGACAGATGCTGCTCAACCTGGTCTCCAACGCCGTCAAGTTCAGCCCTTCGGGCAGCGCGGTCACTGTGGAGTCAAGCACGGACGAGACTGGCGTGCAGGTGAAAGTGTCGGATCATGGTCCCGGGATCGACAAGGACAAGCTGAAGCATGTCTTCGAGCCCTTCGGCAGCGGCCAGTCGCTGCTGGCGCAGCAGGCGGCAGGCATCGGCCTCGGTCTGCCGATTGCGAAAAAGCTGGTCGAGTTGCATGGCGGCCGGCTGACCATCACCACAAGCCGGCAGAAGGGCACCGTCGTGACACTGGTCTTCCCGGCGGAGTGCCGGATCGCGGCGTAA